GCACCTATGATTTTTGAACAAAGCGGTTTAGGTACCGATGCCGCTTTTATGCAAGCTATTTTAGTGGGATTAGTCAACTTGGTTTTCACCATTCTGGCCATTCTCTTTATCGATCGCCTTGGGCGTAAACCGCTTTTAACCTTCGGGGTGGCGGGCATTACCATCTCCATGTTGGTTTTAAGTTATGGCTTCAATAAAGCTACCTACAGTTTAGATGAGCAGGCCATTGCTTCTCTGGAATACAAAATACAAGCAGCGGCTGCCGAAGAAGGGCAGGAATTAAAAGATTTTGCTGATTGGAGCGAAGCAGAAAAGGCCGCTCTGGTTCAAGAAAGTAAGATTAAGCCCATGCTTGCCAAGGACTTTAATGATGGTGATTTGTATTTAGCAGAGGTGGCGGCTTTAATGCCTGATCTGGATATGGAAAGTCATCGTCAGGATTTCCTTAATTCCGCGATTCACCTCAATACCTATTTGATATTAGTAGCCTTGCTGGCTTTTGTGGCCTCCTTTGCGATTTCCATTGGACCGGTAATGTGGGTGCTCTTTTCCGAATTATTCCCCAATCGCATTCGCGGAATCGCCATTTCCTTTGTAGGGGTAATCAATTCTTTGGTAAGCACCATTGTACAGTTTGTATTCCCCTGGGAACTTGAAACCATCGGGAGCTCGCTCACCTTCCTCTTATTTGGATTATTCGCCTTTGCAGGCCTGATCTTTATCATTCGCAGCATTCCTGAAACCAAGGGACGTTCGCTGGAGGAATTAGAGAAAATCCTGATCAAAGAAGATTGATATGAAAGCTATTTATTTGGGAATTTTCAGCCTGGCCCTTTGGTCCTGCCAAGGTCCCGAAAGTCCGGTCGAAAAGGATCCCCTGCATTTAAATGCTCAAGATTTAGGGGCGCCTCAAGACAGTCTTTTAATCGCTAAGGGCGGTGCCCAAATCGACTTCACGCTTCCCATTACTGAGGCGGGTCGCTATGAGGTGAGATTAAAGGCCAGCAGCAGCGATAGTGCTCTGATTTGGATTGAAGATTATATCCATAATCCGGACGGACGGACTTATAATATCACGGGAAATATGCTGGCTCTAGCCGATGGCAGTCCGGTAGGCATTGTGGGCAGTCCGCTTGATACCGGTAAGCATGCCATGCGCTTGCATGTTTCTGGCGGGAAAGCACAAATCGAAAGCCTGTCTTTTAAACTGATCAAGAAACTACAGAAAACACCTGCGATCCATGAGCAGTCTATGGAGGGCGAGGAATGGGATTTGGTTTGGAGCGATGAGTTTGAGGGCTCGGGTTTGCCAGACAGCACAAAATGGTCTTACAATATTGGTAATTGGGGCTGGGGAAATAATGAGCCGCAATACTATACCGAAGGACGGCTGGAAAATGCCCGTCAGGAGAACGGCAACTTAATTATTGAAGCGCGTAAAAATGATCAAGGGCAAGCCTGGACTTCAGCGCGCCTTACTACCCAAGGCAAGCATGCCTTTACCTATGGTCGAATTGAATTTAGAGCGAAAGTTCCCGTAGGTCGTGGAACCTGGGCTGCCGGTTGGTTATTGGGTGATGCCTATCGCGATGAGCTTTCCTGGCCTTATTGTGGGGAAATTGATGTGCTGGAATGTGTGGGCTTCGAAATTAATGACAGTACCGGTTTGGGTAAGAACCATGCCACCTGCCATACCCGTGCCTATTACTTTAAACAAGGCAATCAGATTGGGTCTGAGATTGCAGTCGACAGCATGAACACTAAGTTCCATACCTATGCTATTGAATGGTACCCCGATCGTATTGAAGGTTATTTGGATGGCGAGCATTATTATACTTACGATAAGAATGCCAATGAACTGGAATGGCCCTTTGATAAGCCTCAAAATATTATCCTCAACCTCGCAGTGGGCGGCGGCTGGGGTGGTGCCCAGGGTATTGATCCCCAATGGGAAAAGCATCAGTATATCCTCGACTATGTAAGGGTCTATCAAAGGAAAGGGGCGAACTAATGCGGATCTTCAAAACATCCTTGTTTTTAAGCCTGATATTGGCGGCTTGTCAACCGCAGGAAAAGCCTGAATTGGAGGTTTACCAAAGTTCGGCCAGCGGAGATCGCTTAAAGAAGATTAATGCGGTGGCTGGTCAGGCAGACTTTCAAATTCATTTGGATAGCACTCAGCATTTTCAGCGCATCGAAGGTTTTGGAGGGGCCATCACCGAATCCAGTGCTCATTTGATTCAAGCCCTTCCGGCAGATCAGCGCCAAGCGCTATTGGCGGCCTATTTTAGTGATAGCGCTTCGGCCTATAATTTGGCCCGTCTGCATATCAATTCCTGCGATTTTTCTCTTTCCTCCTATGCCTATGTGGCGGAGGGCGATGCCACCTTGAGCAGTTTTGATCTGGCTCCGGATCGCGATGATATCATTCCCACCGCCCAGCAAGCCCTGGCTTTGGCCGATGGGGATTTACGCTTTTTTGCCTCTCCCTGGACGGCTCCGCCCTGGATGAAGGACAATAAGCATTGGTATGGCGGCAAGCTATTGCCCAAATACTATGATCTCTGGGCTCAGTATTTTGTGAAGTATGCCCAGGCTTACGCCGATGAAGGCCTCCCCATTTGGGGCTTTACCATCGAAAATGAACCCTTGGGTAATGATGCCAATTGGGAGAGCATGCATTTTAGTCCCGAAGAAATGGCTCAATTCATTAAAGGGCATTTGGCTCCCACTTTGAAAGCCGCAGGATTGGAATCTCAGCTTTTTATCTACGATCAAAATCGAGGTAAAGAACTGGAAGAATGGGCCGATCATCTCTTAAGTGATAGCAGCCTGCTTCCCGAAATTTATGGCACCGCGGTGCATTGGTATACCAGTACTTATAAGTGGTTCCCCGAATCTTTACAACATACCCATAAACTAGCTCCTAAAAAGCAAATTTGGAATACCGAGGCCTGTGTAGATGCCGAAGTTCCACACTGGCAGGACGATGCCTGGTATTGGAAAAAAGAGGCCACCGACTGGGGTTATACCTGGGCTCCTGAATCAGATAAGCCAGATCATCCCAAATATGTTCCCGTGTATCGCTATGCCCGTGATATTATTGGCTGTCTTAATAATGAGGTAAGCGCCTGGGTAGATTGGAATATCGTTCTCGATCGGCAAGGCGGTCCCAATCATGCTTCCAATTGGTGTGTAGCGCCGGTGATTGTAGATACGACCAGCGCGCAGATTTACTACACTCCGCTCTATGATGCGCTACGTCATTTTAGCCATTTCATTAAGGCAGGAGCATATAAGATTCAAGCCGAATCGAATTTACCGGAAGGCGTGCATTTTACCGCAGTTCGCAATCCGGATGGTAGTCTGGCTTTAGTTGTTTTAAACACGACTAATCAAGAACTAAATATTGAACTGAAACTGGAAAATCAGCATCTAGGCTTAACGGCAATTGCGCCATCAGCCCTACAAACTCTGGTGGTTCCGGTTAAAGGAAAAGCATAAATGAGGAAAGTAAAGCTGGGATCGCAAGTATTGCAAGCGCAAGCCATGGAAGCCAAAGGTGACTTTGTAAATTTTGAAGGGCAAGCCTTTTACCGTATCCAAAAGGTAAATGCCTTGCCTCCCTTTTTTATGACTTTGGTGAGTCCCTACGATCATTGGTTATTTGTGGCTAGCAATGGCGGTCTTACGGCCGGTCGTGCTGAAGCTGAAAACGCACTTTTCCCCTATTATACCGATGATAAGCTAATTGATAATGCGGCCTTCACTGGTCCGCGTACTCTTATTCGAGCAGAGAATAAGGACGATCAGAGCCTTTCCCTTTGGGAGCCTTTCGACCCTAATGAAAGGGGCTGGTATCAAATCGAGCGCAATCTCTACAAAAGCTTGCAAGCTGATCAATTGGTATTTGAAGAAATTAACCAAGATCTTCAACTGCGTTTCGCCTATCGTTGGGCCTTCTCGCAAAAGCATGGTTTTGTGCGCGATTGCTGGTTGGAGAATTTATCCGATCAAAATCAAAAAATTGAATGTCTCGATGGTCTGGAGAACCTCTTGCCTTATGGGGTAGAAACCCTTATGCAAGATCGCCGCAGTACCTTGGTAGACGCCTATAAAAAGAATGAGCTGGAGCCCGAAACTGCTTTGGGTATATTCAGCCTTAGCTCCAATATTGTAGACAAGGCCGAGCCTAGCGAATCTTTAATTGCCAATGTAGTTTGGTCGCCTCAAAAGCCAGATCTCTGCCTCTTAAGCAGTGCGCAGATTAAGAACTTCCAGCAAGGTGGAGATCTGGAAGCAGAAACTTTTACTAAGGCCCAAAAAGCGGCCTGGTTGGCTTTACGCCGATGGGATTTAAAGGTCGGGCAAAAAGTGCAGTGGAGCTTGGTGGCAGAAGTAGGCCTATCCACCGCCAAGGTGCATAATTTAAAAGCCGAGCTGCAAGCACCTGGAATAGCCGCCAGCCTGGAGAAAGAAATTGCCCAGAGTCGCCTAGAGCTCGAAAGCCTGGTGGCTAAGGCCGATGGCTTGCAATGTAGTGGAAATGCTTTGGTGCAAAGCCGTCATTACAGCAATGTGCTCTATAATATCATGCGGGGTGGGCTTTTCGAATCGGGCTATCAAATCGATAGTCAGGATTTTAAGCAATACCTCAAACTTAGCAATCGGCCCCTAGCCCTAAAGGAGCAAAGCTTGCTGGACTCCTTACCCGCTAAACTGACTTATTCGGAGCTTTTAAGCTTTGTTCAGAATAGTGCCAATCTCGATATGCGTCGTTTGGCCAGTGAATATTTACCCCTGAGTTTTAGTCGTCGCCATGGCGATCCCTCGCGTCCCTGGAATCGTTTTAGCATCCAACATTTGGATGAACAAGGGCAGAAAATTCTCAATTATGAAGGCAATTGGCGGGATATCTTCCAAAATTGGGAGGCCCTGGCTTATTCCTTTCCTGCCTTTATCGAGGGCATGATTTTCAAATTTGTGAATGCCAGCACGGTGGATGGCTACAATCCTTATCGCATCGCCAAAAATGGCATCGATTGGGAAGTGATTGAGCCGGATGATTCCTGGTCTTTTATTGGCTATTGGGGCGATCATCAATTGATCTACCTCCTGCGTTTATTGGAGCATTGCGAAAAACATTATCCGCAAAAGCTGGCCGGCCTTTGCAATGAAAATTGCTTTGTGTACGCCGATGTACCCTACCGACTGAAAAGCTATGCGGAGATTCTTCAAGATCCGCAGGATACCATTCTTTTTGATCAAGCGCTCCATGCGCAGGCCGAATCCCGCTTTAAGGAAATCGGTGCCGATGGTAAATTGATCTGGAAT
The Croceimicrobium hydrocarbonivorans genome window above contains:
- a CDS encoding glycoside hydrolase family 16 protein; translated protein: MKAIYLGIFSLALWSCQGPESPVEKDPLHLNAQDLGAPQDSLLIAKGGAQIDFTLPITEAGRYEVRLKASSSDSALIWIEDYIHNPDGRTYNITGNMLALADGSPVGIVGSPLDTGKHAMRLHVSGGKAQIESLSFKLIKKLQKTPAIHEQSMEGEEWDLVWSDEFEGSGLPDSTKWSYNIGNWGWGNNEPQYYTEGRLENARQENGNLIIEARKNDQGQAWTSARLTTQGKHAFTYGRIEFRAKVPVGRGTWAAGWLLGDAYRDELSWPYCGEIDVLECVGFEINDSTGLGKNHATCHTRAYYFKQGNQIGSEIAVDSMNTKFHTYAIEWYPDRIEGYLDGEHYYTYDKNANELEWPFDKPQNIILNLAVGGGWGGAQGIDPQWEKHQYILDYVRVYQRKGAN
- a CDS encoding glycoside hydrolase family 30 protein; the protein is MRIFKTSLFLSLILAACQPQEKPELEVYQSSASGDRLKKINAVAGQADFQIHLDSTQHFQRIEGFGGAITESSAHLIQALPADQRQALLAAYFSDSASAYNLARLHINSCDFSLSSYAYVAEGDATLSSFDLAPDRDDIIPTAQQALALADGDLRFFASPWTAPPWMKDNKHWYGGKLLPKYYDLWAQYFVKYAQAYADEGLPIWGFTIENEPLGNDANWESMHFSPEEMAQFIKGHLAPTLKAAGLESQLFIYDQNRGKELEEWADHLLSDSSLLPEIYGTAVHWYTSTYKWFPESLQHTHKLAPKKQIWNTEACVDAEVPHWQDDAWYWKKEATDWGYTWAPESDKPDHPKYVPVYRYARDIIGCLNNEVSAWVDWNIVLDRQGGPNHASNWCVAPVIVDTTSAQIYYTPLYDALRHFSHFIKAGAYKIQAESNLPEGVHFTAVRNPDGSLALVVLNTTNQELNIELKLENQHLGLTAIAPSALQTLVVPVKGKA